The following are encoded together in the Malaya genurostris strain Urasoe2022 chromosome 3, Malgen_1.1, whole genome shotgun sequence genome:
- the LOC131434590 gene encoding uncharacterized protein LOC131434590 isoform X1, whose protein sequence is MSNPPRTTKLNRVSRDSGICVEDGGHSKSPLGSESAVKKRFPAGGGGKTGGRSSYVHRLTQHFENLTCHDESDRSTPTSSTSEERSSAAFSSDWNLSATTAATPAEVELQVPSANECDKKGERMDDAVEVIENIYEEILVGKTVLSNLADRQHTHLSTVEFGINRNADNGTVGDGDTLSKVKRDNNSKRAIEYAEEATETLIVAEARNTIISQEPVHHDHYYDDDEFSDTDSFDSSDDEEQAVINTRPDSNSSIKSERITSIMKELLENEENYVQTLAKGIEDYISIMHQKDLPPGLRGQRYHIFGNIESIYDFHKEKFLPKLRENRASIQGIAETFIRFIEHDRFYCYILFALNRPKSEKICNKNLEFFQERQNEVGDKLGLNSFLLQPIQRLPRYKLLLAEINKEVLKLIADSLLDSVKDEIGVLCKAEKRLERFIDVVNEAMSINDIRECYEINLLHQGKFRKMFEMDIYDWDRRRRYPGKIFFFEKCIIYTEKFKEYLEYRGHYIDSEVGLYNDGKSKLCVFSKKRGIQEVEVSGSEISVVQKMAGYIENVMRGYAMHERQRINDLTTKREWNEQRVPSVKTINRGSMASTQSTLSIISNASSRDSFESTSQTTWYVVLDTDNPVQNLVSTQKHFCQILAVNRKYYFCHLPEELSEKIHRFINVYDQILELHTKRVYEDLARKDLSVDEFCELFIQYFKEDIFEPYNSYLKHFKKAAGIMKNIHRASRTSLSGTLVAQTIEDFTFLAIDIWTKYQNFVQTQIVRMSDQMNDKVNAADKDLFRKVAFAEVQINAFRKSLVQNYRLFNIDENVTASSLGLVVYSDRVRYANETLSSHRILLCEKGTVCVKVQQVKEIDRQAEKYNRIVFVDKFRRGVPVVKLSKKSDVRVNFELNGNKHSVDFGNKAHKDKFFGNYCMHYERYCKK, encoded by the exons ATGAGCAATCCACCGCGCACGACCAAGTTGAATCGCGTTTCGCGTGACAGTGGCATTTGCGTGGAAGACGGCGGACACAGCAAATCGCCTCTGGGTAGTGAAAGTGCAGTGAAAAAGCGTTTCCCAGCTGGCGGAGGTGGCAAAACCGGTGGCCGTTCGTCGTACGTTCACCGCCTAACGCAGCACTTCGAAAATCTGACCTGCCACGATGAGAGTGACCGAAGCACACCGACGTCATCCACCTCCGAAGAGCGATCGTCAGCAGCTTTTAGTTCCGATTGGAATTTAAGTGCAACCACGGCAGCGACACCGGCGGAAGTTGAACTGCAAGTGCCAAGTGCAAATGAGTGTGACAAAAAAGGTGAGAGGATGGATGACGCAGTGGAAGTGATTGAAAATATCTACGAGGAAATTCTGGTCGGTAAAACAGTCTTGTCCAACCTTGCGGATAGACAACACACTCACCTGTCGACGGTGGAATTCGGAATTAATCGTAATGCTGATAATGGGACCGTCGGCGATGGCGATACGTTATCAAAAGTCAAACGCGATAACAATTCGAAAAG AGCTATTGAGTATGCCGAGGAAGCCACCGAAACTTTGATAGTAGCGGAAGCAAGGAACACGATTATATCACAAGAACCTGTCCACCATGATCACTACTATGACGATGATGAGTTCAGTGATACCGATTCGTTCGATTCGAGTGATGATGAAGAGCAAGCGGTTATCAACACTAGGCCAGATTCGAATTCTTCCATCAAATCCGA ACGAATTACCAGTATCATGAAAGAGCTGTTGGAGAACGAAGAAAATTATGTCCAAACACTCGCAAAGGGCATAGAAGACTACATAAGCATAATGCACCAGAAGGACCTACCTCCGGGATTACGCGGTCAGCGGTATcatatttttggcaacattgaAAGTATTTACGACTTCCACAAAGAAAAGTTCCTACCAAAGTTACGGGAAAACCGTGCCAGCATTCAGGGCATAGCGGAAACATTCATCAGGTTTATCGAACATGACAGATTTTACTGCTACATTCTGTTTGCACTCAATCGGCCCAAGTCGGAGAAGATATGCAacaaaaatttagaatttttccaA GAACGCCAAAATGAAGTCGGTGATAAGTTAGGACTGAACAGCTTTCTGTTGCAACCGATTCAACGGTTGCCACGGTATAAGTTGCTATTGGCGGAGATCAACAAGGAAGTTTTGAAGTTGATAGCCGACTCGTTACTTGACTCCGTCAAAGATGAGATCGGCGTGTTGTGCAAGGCTGAAAAACGTCTCGAGCGCTTCATCGACGTAGTTAACGAAGCGATGAGTATCAACGACATTCGCGAATGTTATGAG ATAAATTTGCTTCACCAGGGAAAATTCCGCAAAATGTTCGAAATGGATATCTATGATTGGGATCGGAGGCGCCGATACCCGGGAAagatatttttctttgaaaaatgcaTAATTTACACGGAAAAATTCAAAGAATACCTGGAATACCGCGGCCACTACATCGACTCTGAAGTGGGTCTGTATAACGATGGCAAGAGTAAGCTATGCGTCTTTTCCAAAAAACGTGGAATTCAAGAGGTGGAAGTTTCCGGCAGTGAAATTTCTGTCGTTCAAAAAATGGCCGGTTATATCGAGAACGTGATGAGGGGCTACGCAATGCACGAACGGCAACGGATTAACGATCTCACCACAAAACGGGAGTGGAACGAGCAACGAGTGCCGAGTGTGAAGACCATCAACCGGGGGAGTATGGCCAGTACGCAGAGCACCTTGTCGATCATCAGTAATGCCAGTAGTC GGGACAGCTTCGAATCAACTTCTCAAACAACGTGGTATGTTGTATT GGATACTGACAATCCGGTTCAGAATTTGGTATCCACACAGAAACATTTTTGTCAGATACTGGCGGTGAACAGAAAATATTACTTCTGCCATCTGCCGGAGGAGCTGTCGGAAAAAATTCATCGTTTCATCAATGTGTATGATCAAATCCTAGAGCTGCATACCAAACGAGTCTACGAAGATCTAGCTCGTAAGGATCTCAGCGTTGACGAGTTTTGCGAACTGTTTATTCAGTACTTTAAG GAAGATATTTTCGAACCGTACAACTCCTatctgaaacatttcaagaaggcGGCTGGAATAATGAAGAATATCCATCGAGCATCG CGCACGTCTCTCAGCGGTACCTTGGTGGCCCAAACAATCGAAGACTTTACTTTTCTGGCTATTGACATCTGGACCAAATATCAAAACTTCGTGCAAACCCAAATCGTGCGTATGTCGGATCAAATGAACGACAAAGTCAATGCAGCCGACAAGGATCTGTTCCGCAAAGTCGCATTCGCCGAAGTTCAAATCAATGCGTTCCGCAAGAGCTTGGTTCAAAATTATCGTTTGTTCAACATAGACGAAAATGTCACCGCTTCCAGTCTCGGTCTGGTGGTGTATTCCGATCGGGTCCGGTACGCCAATGAGACGCTCAGTTCCCACAGGATACTGCTGTGCGAGAAAGGCACTGTCTGCGTAAAGGTTCAACAGGTGAAGGAAATCGATCGACAAGCGGAAAAATACAATCGGATTGTGTTCGTGGACAAATTTCGAAGAGGTGTTCCGGTGGTAAAATTGAGCAAAAAGTCTGATGTTAGAGTTAATTTTGAACTTAATGGAAACAAGCATTCTGTGGATTTCGGAAACAAAGCCCACAAAGATAAGTTTTTCGGCAATTATTGCATGCATTATGAGAGATATTGTAAAAAATAA
- the LOC131434590 gene encoding uncharacterized protein LOC131434590 isoform X2 gives MSNPPRTTKLNRVSRDSGICVEDGGHSKSPLGSESAVKKRFPAGGGGKTGGRSSYVHRLTQHFENLTCHDESDRSTPTSSTSEERSSAAFSSDWNLSATTAATPAEVELQVPSANECDKKGERMDDAVEVIENIYEEILVGKTVLSNLADRQHTHLSTVEFGINRNADNGTVGDGDTLSKVKRDNNSKRAIEYAEEATETLIVAEARNTIISQEPVHHDHYYDDDEFSDTDSFDSSDDEEQAVINTRPDSNSSIKSERITSIMKELLENEENYVQTLAKGIEDYISIMHQKDLPPGLRGQRYHIFGNIESIYDFHKEKFLPKLRENRASIQGIAETFIRFIEHDRFYCYILFALNRPKSEKICNKNLEFFQERQNEVGDKLGLNSFLLQPIQRLPRYKLLLAEINKEVLKLIADSLLDSVKDEIGVLCKAEKRLERFIDVVNEAMSINDIRECYEINLLHQGKFRKMFEMDIYDWDRRRRYPGKIFFFEKCIIYTEKFKEYLEYRGHYIDSEVGLYNDGKSKLCVFSKKRGIQEVEVSGSEISVVQKMAGYIENVMRGYAMHERQRINDLTTKREWNEQRVPSVKTINRGSMASTQSTLSIISNASSRDSFESTSQTTWDTDNPVQNLVSTQKHFCQILAVNRKYYFCHLPEELSEKIHRFINVYDQILELHTKRVYEDLARKDLSVDEFCELFIQYFKEDIFEPYNSYLKHFKKAAGIMKNIHRASRTSLSGTLVAQTIEDFTFLAIDIWTKYQNFVQTQIVRMSDQMNDKVNAADKDLFRKVAFAEVQINAFRKSLVQNYRLFNIDENVTASSLGLVVYSDRVRYANETLSSHRILLCEKGTVCVKVQQVKEIDRQAEKYNRIVFVDKFRRGVPVVKLSKKSDVRVNFELNGNKHSVDFGNKAHKDKFFGNYCMHYERYCKK, from the exons ATGAGCAATCCACCGCGCACGACCAAGTTGAATCGCGTTTCGCGTGACAGTGGCATTTGCGTGGAAGACGGCGGACACAGCAAATCGCCTCTGGGTAGTGAAAGTGCAGTGAAAAAGCGTTTCCCAGCTGGCGGAGGTGGCAAAACCGGTGGCCGTTCGTCGTACGTTCACCGCCTAACGCAGCACTTCGAAAATCTGACCTGCCACGATGAGAGTGACCGAAGCACACCGACGTCATCCACCTCCGAAGAGCGATCGTCAGCAGCTTTTAGTTCCGATTGGAATTTAAGTGCAACCACGGCAGCGACACCGGCGGAAGTTGAACTGCAAGTGCCAAGTGCAAATGAGTGTGACAAAAAAGGTGAGAGGATGGATGACGCAGTGGAAGTGATTGAAAATATCTACGAGGAAATTCTGGTCGGTAAAACAGTCTTGTCCAACCTTGCGGATAGACAACACACTCACCTGTCGACGGTGGAATTCGGAATTAATCGTAATGCTGATAATGGGACCGTCGGCGATGGCGATACGTTATCAAAAGTCAAACGCGATAACAATTCGAAAAG AGCTATTGAGTATGCCGAGGAAGCCACCGAAACTTTGATAGTAGCGGAAGCAAGGAACACGATTATATCACAAGAACCTGTCCACCATGATCACTACTATGACGATGATGAGTTCAGTGATACCGATTCGTTCGATTCGAGTGATGATGAAGAGCAAGCGGTTATCAACACTAGGCCAGATTCGAATTCTTCCATCAAATCCGA ACGAATTACCAGTATCATGAAAGAGCTGTTGGAGAACGAAGAAAATTATGTCCAAACACTCGCAAAGGGCATAGAAGACTACATAAGCATAATGCACCAGAAGGACCTACCTCCGGGATTACGCGGTCAGCGGTATcatatttttggcaacattgaAAGTATTTACGACTTCCACAAAGAAAAGTTCCTACCAAAGTTACGGGAAAACCGTGCCAGCATTCAGGGCATAGCGGAAACATTCATCAGGTTTATCGAACATGACAGATTTTACTGCTACATTCTGTTTGCACTCAATCGGCCCAAGTCGGAGAAGATATGCAacaaaaatttagaatttttccaA GAACGCCAAAATGAAGTCGGTGATAAGTTAGGACTGAACAGCTTTCTGTTGCAACCGATTCAACGGTTGCCACGGTATAAGTTGCTATTGGCGGAGATCAACAAGGAAGTTTTGAAGTTGATAGCCGACTCGTTACTTGACTCCGTCAAAGATGAGATCGGCGTGTTGTGCAAGGCTGAAAAACGTCTCGAGCGCTTCATCGACGTAGTTAACGAAGCGATGAGTATCAACGACATTCGCGAATGTTATGAG ATAAATTTGCTTCACCAGGGAAAATTCCGCAAAATGTTCGAAATGGATATCTATGATTGGGATCGGAGGCGCCGATACCCGGGAAagatatttttctttgaaaaatgcaTAATTTACACGGAAAAATTCAAAGAATACCTGGAATACCGCGGCCACTACATCGACTCTGAAGTGGGTCTGTATAACGATGGCAAGAGTAAGCTATGCGTCTTTTCCAAAAAACGTGGAATTCAAGAGGTGGAAGTTTCCGGCAGTGAAATTTCTGTCGTTCAAAAAATGGCCGGTTATATCGAGAACGTGATGAGGGGCTACGCAATGCACGAACGGCAACGGATTAACGATCTCACCACAAAACGGGAGTGGAACGAGCAACGAGTGCCGAGTGTGAAGACCATCAACCGGGGGAGTATGGCCAGTACGCAGAGCACCTTGTCGATCATCAGTAATGCCAGTAGTC GGGACAGCTTCGAATCAACTTCTCAAACAACGTG GGATACTGACAATCCGGTTCAGAATTTGGTATCCACACAGAAACATTTTTGTCAGATACTGGCGGTGAACAGAAAATATTACTTCTGCCATCTGCCGGAGGAGCTGTCGGAAAAAATTCATCGTTTCATCAATGTGTATGATCAAATCCTAGAGCTGCATACCAAACGAGTCTACGAAGATCTAGCTCGTAAGGATCTCAGCGTTGACGAGTTTTGCGAACTGTTTATTCAGTACTTTAAG GAAGATATTTTCGAACCGTACAACTCCTatctgaaacatttcaagaaggcGGCTGGAATAATGAAGAATATCCATCGAGCATCG CGCACGTCTCTCAGCGGTACCTTGGTGGCCCAAACAATCGAAGACTTTACTTTTCTGGCTATTGACATCTGGACCAAATATCAAAACTTCGTGCAAACCCAAATCGTGCGTATGTCGGATCAAATGAACGACAAAGTCAATGCAGCCGACAAGGATCTGTTCCGCAAAGTCGCATTCGCCGAAGTTCAAATCAATGCGTTCCGCAAGAGCTTGGTTCAAAATTATCGTTTGTTCAACATAGACGAAAATGTCACCGCTTCCAGTCTCGGTCTGGTGGTGTATTCCGATCGGGTCCGGTACGCCAATGAGACGCTCAGTTCCCACAGGATACTGCTGTGCGAGAAAGGCACTGTCTGCGTAAAGGTTCAACAGGTGAAGGAAATCGATCGACAAGCGGAAAAATACAATCGGATTGTGTTCGTGGACAAATTTCGAAGAGGTGTTCCGGTGGTAAAATTGAGCAAAAAGTCTGATGTTAGAGTTAATTTTGAACTTAATGGAAACAAGCATTCTGTGGATTTCGGAAACAAAGCCCACAAAGATAAGTTTTTCGGCAATTATTGCATGCATTATGAGAGATATTGTAAAAAATAA
- the LOC131434590 gene encoding uncharacterized protein LOC131434590 isoform X3 — protein MSNPPRTTKLNRVSRDSGICVEDGGHSKSPLGSESAVKKRFPAGGGGKTGGRSSYVHRLTQHFENLTCHDESDRSTPTSSTSEERSSAAFSSDWNLSATTAATPAEVELQVPSANECDKKGERMDDAVEVIENIYEEILVGKTVLSNLADRQHTHLSTVEFGINRNADNGTVGDGDTLSKVKRDNNSKRAIEYAEEATETLIVAEARNTIISQEPVHHDHYYDDDEFSDTDSFDSSDDEEQAVINTRPDSNSSIKSERITSIMKELLENEENYVQTLAKGIEDYISIMHQKDLPPGLRGQRYHIFGNIESIYDFHKEKFLPKLRENRASIQGIAETFIRFIEHDRFYCYILFALNRPKSEKICNKNLEFFQERQNEVGDKLGLNSFLLQPIQRLPRYKLLLAEINKEVLKLIADSLLDSVKDEIGVLCKAEKRLERFIDVVNEAMSINDIRECYEKLISIQTELMSPLSIAFNVFNQIVESPPVLILWARNNKNSEKNKAINLLHQGKFRKMFEMDIYDWDRRRRYPGKIFFFEKCIIYTEKFKEYLEYRGHYIDSEVGLYNDGKSKLCVFSKKRGIQEVEVSGSEISVVQKMAGYIENVMRGYAMHERQRINDLTTKREWNEQRVPSVKTINRGSMASTQSTLSIISNASSRDSFESTSQTTWDTDNPVQNLVSTQKHFCQILAVNRKYYFCHLPEELSEKIHRFINVYDQILELHTKRVYEDLARKDLSVDEFCELFIQYFKEDIFEPYNSYLKHFKKAAGIMKNIHRASRTSLSGTLVAQTIEDFTFLAIDIWTKYQNFVQTQIVRMSDQMNDKVNAADKDLFRKVAFAEVQINAFRKSLVQNYRLFNIDENVTASSLGLVVYSDRVRYANETLSSHRILLCEKGTVCVKVQQVKEIDRQAEKYNRIVFVDKFRRGVPVVKLSKKSDVRVNFELNGNKHSVDFGNKAHKDKFFGNYCMHYERYCKK, from the exons ATGAGCAATCCACCGCGCACGACCAAGTTGAATCGCGTTTCGCGTGACAGTGGCATTTGCGTGGAAGACGGCGGACACAGCAAATCGCCTCTGGGTAGTGAAAGTGCAGTGAAAAAGCGTTTCCCAGCTGGCGGAGGTGGCAAAACCGGTGGCCGTTCGTCGTACGTTCACCGCCTAACGCAGCACTTCGAAAATCTGACCTGCCACGATGAGAGTGACCGAAGCACACCGACGTCATCCACCTCCGAAGAGCGATCGTCAGCAGCTTTTAGTTCCGATTGGAATTTAAGTGCAACCACGGCAGCGACACCGGCGGAAGTTGAACTGCAAGTGCCAAGTGCAAATGAGTGTGACAAAAAAGGTGAGAGGATGGATGACGCAGTGGAAGTGATTGAAAATATCTACGAGGAAATTCTGGTCGGTAAAACAGTCTTGTCCAACCTTGCGGATAGACAACACACTCACCTGTCGACGGTGGAATTCGGAATTAATCGTAATGCTGATAATGGGACCGTCGGCGATGGCGATACGTTATCAAAAGTCAAACGCGATAACAATTCGAAAAG AGCTATTGAGTATGCCGAGGAAGCCACCGAAACTTTGATAGTAGCGGAAGCAAGGAACACGATTATATCACAAGAACCTGTCCACCATGATCACTACTATGACGATGATGAGTTCAGTGATACCGATTCGTTCGATTCGAGTGATGATGAAGAGCAAGCGGTTATCAACACTAGGCCAGATTCGAATTCTTCCATCAAATCCGA ACGAATTACCAGTATCATGAAAGAGCTGTTGGAGAACGAAGAAAATTATGTCCAAACACTCGCAAAGGGCATAGAAGACTACATAAGCATAATGCACCAGAAGGACCTACCTCCGGGATTACGCGGTCAGCGGTATcatatttttggcaacattgaAAGTATTTACGACTTCCACAAAGAAAAGTTCCTACCAAAGTTACGGGAAAACCGTGCCAGCATTCAGGGCATAGCGGAAACATTCATCAGGTTTATCGAACATGACAGATTTTACTGCTACATTCTGTTTGCACTCAATCGGCCCAAGTCGGAGAAGATATGCAacaaaaatttagaatttttccaA GAACGCCAAAATGAAGTCGGTGATAAGTTAGGACTGAACAGCTTTCTGTTGCAACCGATTCAACGGTTGCCACGGTATAAGTTGCTATTGGCGGAGATCAACAAGGAAGTTTTGAAGTTGATAGCCGACTCGTTACTTGACTCCGTCAAAGATGAGATCGGCGTGTTGTGCAAGGCTGAAAAACGTCTCGAGCGCTTCATCGACGTAGTTAACGAAGCGATGAGTATCAACGACATTCGCGAATGTTATGAG AAACTGATTTCGATCCAGACAGAACTGATGAGTCCACTATCGATTGCTTTCAATGTATTCAACCAAATTGTCGAATCGCCCCCAGTGTTAATCCTATGGGCTAGGAATAACAAAAATTCCGAGAAAAATAAGGCT ATAAATTTGCTTCACCAGGGAAAATTCCGCAAAATGTTCGAAATGGATATCTATGATTGGGATCGGAGGCGCCGATACCCGGGAAagatatttttctttgaaaaatgcaTAATTTACACGGAAAAATTCAAAGAATACCTGGAATACCGCGGCCACTACATCGACTCTGAAGTGGGTCTGTATAACGATGGCAAGAGTAAGCTATGCGTCTTTTCCAAAAAACGTGGAATTCAAGAGGTGGAAGTTTCCGGCAGTGAAATTTCTGTCGTTCAAAAAATGGCCGGTTATATCGAGAACGTGATGAGGGGCTACGCAATGCACGAACGGCAACGGATTAACGATCTCACCACAAAACGGGAGTGGAACGAGCAACGAGTGCCGAGTGTGAAGACCATCAACCGGGGGAGTATGGCCAGTACGCAGAGCACCTTGTCGATCATCAGTAATGCCAGTAGTC GGGACAGCTTCGAATCAACTTCTCAAACAACGTG GGATACTGACAATCCGGTTCAGAATTTGGTATCCACACAGAAACATTTTTGTCAGATACTGGCGGTGAACAGAAAATATTACTTCTGCCATCTGCCGGAGGAGCTGTCGGAAAAAATTCATCGTTTCATCAATGTGTATGATCAAATCCTAGAGCTGCATACCAAACGAGTCTACGAAGATCTAGCTCGTAAGGATCTCAGCGTTGACGAGTTTTGCGAACTGTTTATTCAGTACTTTAAG GAAGATATTTTCGAACCGTACAACTCCTatctgaaacatttcaagaaggcGGCTGGAATAATGAAGAATATCCATCGAGCATCG CGCACGTCTCTCAGCGGTACCTTGGTGGCCCAAACAATCGAAGACTTTACTTTTCTGGCTATTGACATCTGGACCAAATATCAAAACTTCGTGCAAACCCAAATCGTGCGTATGTCGGATCAAATGAACGACAAAGTCAATGCAGCCGACAAGGATCTGTTCCGCAAAGTCGCATTCGCCGAAGTTCAAATCAATGCGTTCCGCAAGAGCTTGGTTCAAAATTATCGTTTGTTCAACATAGACGAAAATGTCACCGCTTCCAGTCTCGGTCTGGTGGTGTATTCCGATCGGGTCCGGTACGCCAATGAGACGCTCAGTTCCCACAGGATACTGCTGTGCGAGAAAGGCACTGTCTGCGTAAAGGTTCAACAGGTGAAGGAAATCGATCGACAAGCGGAAAAATACAATCGGATTGTGTTCGTGGACAAATTTCGAAGAGGTGTTCCGGTGGTAAAATTGAGCAAAAAGTCTGATGTTAGAGTTAATTTTGAACTTAATGGAAACAAGCATTCTGTGGATTTCGGAAACAAAGCCCACAAAGATAAGTTTTTCGGCAATTATTGCATGCATTATGAGAGATATTGTAAAAAATAA